Part of the Fundulus heteroclitus isolate FHET01 chromosome 20, MU-UCD_Fhet_4.1, whole genome shotgun sequence genome, CTGCAGTGTCCTGAAAGAGGTGTGGCTCAGCTTGCAGGCTCTTTAAAAACCTCGTTGGTCGGGATGACCCTCCTGGTTCCGGATGGATAGGCCTATTAACCCTTCATAGTTATTTTAGAGGAATATTTCTGGATTTTCTGTCTTTGAGATTTGCTATTCCTGGCCATGATCTCATGGACAAAAAGCTGAACATTTATTCCcactttgtttctgcagcctaAAGGGAAAATATGCGTCATTAATGAATGCTAAAATAAAtccatttacaaaaaaaacaaaaaaacagctacaGTCTAGTtccccctagtggctaaaagtgcTGCTTTAATACAATAACATAAGGAATATGAATTAAAACGGACTTTCCATAACCTTCGAttaaataaacagagaaaatgaaacTTCCACAGGTCCTGTGACGTAACATCGGTCGAGGCCGTCGCAACTGGTGCTTAATAGAGAACCTCAATGACATTCCTGAGCTATTTGACACACCCAGTTAAAGCATAGCTGATATTTCAGCGTGTTTTACCGCTTTAAAACATTCCAACTCTACTAAACTATCTAAGCTTTAATGTTAGTGCTGGCTGTGGGGCTCCATAAAACTACTGCCTGGTCACTTCATAGCCCAAATAAAGTTATACGCTCGTTCtctgttttattcatgttttatcagAAAATCAAAAAAGGAACTGCTTTCcgttttttctatattttgtgaagcaaatttttaaaaaaaccttttctagttttttttttctaaatgaacGAATGAAACATGCATTAAATGTTAGCCTTGAAAATTAAACTCTGATTATACATGTTGTACAcatcaattgtttttttttctgttgaaatcgACTAAATCATTCGTCATTTTGTCCTTCCAGTCACAGACGAAGACACCCTTCGGTTCATCCACACCCGCACCCGTCTGGACTTCCTGTTTACGGGGAAGAGAAACAAGGTGCAAGGAGCATGGCAGTGAGTACTTCACGGTCATCACTGTGTCAAATACTCGTGAGTGCAATGACTGACGCCGTGGTCTCCAAAGGCAGGTTATCCGGGAGATCGGGATGGAAGGTATCATCACCCCCACACAGGCTGCCAAAAAATGGGACAACCTCAAATCCAAGTACAAGGTAGCTGAACGGTGACGGTTGGGTCCCGTAATGTTAACTGGTGTCGTTGCACTGGGTGAAAAATTACCTCAATGgtgaattaaatacattaaaacaccAGAAAATAACACCTTTAAAGTTAATAAGCACAAGTTATTAAGACATAGCTGTGCCTGTGGTAAgagaatagtttattttttcacttttaggAGTCGAGGAATTTCCCGACGGGGTCATCTGCAGAGGAGGGGGCAGGAGCATCGTGGCCTTGGTTTGATGCCATGGAGGAAGCCATTGGAAAGCTGCCAGTTTCTCAGCCAGTTTCCCAACCTCTGCTCATTGCTTCATGTGTGCTCCCAAAGCAGGTCCGTGCATCTACCTCATCCACTATACCTGCTCCGTCCACTATACCTGCTCCGCCCACCATACCTGCTCCGTCCACCAGCCCGGCACCCCCCACCAGCCCTGCACCCCCCACCAGCCCGCCGCCGCCCACCAACAATGACCCTTCTGCACCGGCACGAACAAGAAAGCGCTGTGGGGAGTCCCTCGCAGACATAATTAGACAACAGTGTGAAAAGGACAATGCATACACGCAAAAAATAATAGAGCAAAATGACAGAATAATCaagctactggaggacattcagaaacaaaataaatgaacacgCATTTCAGCAACTCTGCGTCTGTCTTTACTCCTTGTTAGCTACCGGTTCTCAGAAATCTTATGATGCCTACATGCTGTGTGAATATTACAGCGAACAGAAGCTGACACTGCAGGTAAACCGGTCAGACATGTTCGTAACACCAGCCCAAAACATTTCCATAACTATTACAGTCATCGTGAGATATTTAATTAACCACCAGTAACCCTGTAAATTCCTGCATATATCTGCATAGCTGATTACATCATGGTTGTTAATGTGCAATACAGCACAGATCTGCCCATAACTCTCAGTAATATGAGGAACCCACAGCATTATGTGCGTCATGTGGCAGTCAGGAACTTGGTATACAATTGTAGTCTTAACAAGAAGTCAACTGGGGTTTTGATAATGAAATATACACAAACTTTACAGCAATATAATGTAATTAGAACTCCTGCTGCTGATTCTGACACATTGATAATGACCATTGACATATACATAAGTTCAGTTTGCCTAACGGACAGTACAATGCTGCTGGCCTTTTCCTGCCAGATAATGTTGTATTATGTCCCTGTTTGACTCTCATGAGTTTTGCACATGTAAACAGACAAATATTCTTTTTCCATGGTGTAAGACGAGGCCCAGAACAACCTTTGACCAGTAAGAACCTTGCTATGAGTAAAATTAGTTCACACCTCGCATCAGGAACTTAGATTGCCCTAATAAATTTATATGTCGTTTTCTAATAAATCATTAAGTGCAATTAGgagttaaaaataataaacctGTAATGGGCTGTGGGTGAGTCAAAATGAAAATGAGATACGATATGAAACATATACGGTCTTCATGTAGGGGAAAAACACCTGGAATATAGACAGTACGATAATGAACAATGAACGAATACCCATGCACAGCTCTACACCTTATattgtttatcttgtttat contains:
- the LOC105919489 gene encoding levansucrase isoform X1, with translation MSGEKRVRTFTDEDTLRFIHTRTRLDFLFTGKRNKVQGAWQQVIREIGMEGIITPTQAAKKWDNLKSKYKESRNFPTGSSAEEGAGASWPWFDAMEEAIGKLPVSQPVSQPLLIASCVLPKQVRASTSSTIPAPSTIPAPPTIPAPSTSPAPPTSPAPPTSPPPPTNNDPSAPARTRKRCGESLADIIRQQCEKDNAYTQKIIEQNDRIIKLLEDIQKQNK
- the LOC105919489 gene encoding levansucrase isoform X2, producing MSGEKRVRTFTDEDTLRFIHTRTRLDFLFTGKRNKVIREIGMEGIITPTQAAKKWDNLKSKYKESRNFPTGSSAEEGAGASWPWFDAMEEAIGKLPVSQPVSQPLLIASCVLPKQVRASTSSTIPAPSTIPAPPTIPAPSTSPAPPTSPAPPTSPPPPTNNDPSAPARTRKRCGESLADIIRQQCEKDNAYTQKIIEQNDRIIKLLEDIQKQNK
- the LOC105919489 gene encoding uncharacterized protein LOC105919489 isoform X4; this encodes MSGEKRVRTFTDEDTLRFIHTRTRLDFLFTGKRNKAGYPGDRDGRYHHPHTGCQKMGQPQIQVQGVEEFPDGVICRGGGRSIVALV
- the LOC105919489 gene encoding levansucrase isoform X3; this translates as MAVIREIGMEGIITPTQAAKKWDNLKSKYKESRNFPTGSSAEEGAGASWPWFDAMEEAIGKLPVSQPVSQPLLIASCVLPKQVRASTSSTIPAPSTIPAPPTIPAPSTSPAPPTSPAPPTSPPPPTNNDPSAPARTRKRCGESLADIIRQQCEKDNAYTQKIIEQNDRIIKLLEDIQKQNK